A single genomic interval of Pomacea canaliculata isolate SZHN2017 linkage group LG5, ASM307304v1, whole genome shotgun sequence harbors:
- the LOC112563584 gene encoding protein FAM53A-like isoform X1, whose amino-acid sequence MIHVPVALITEKLRGQTLEDDIKVPVPRDGALQIEGKNVWLSLDGEGKDQQTNRDRQAVGASPTCPHTHLHGSGPVAPGSNVLHRHSSSPSASLATHRYTKNRTLFNRPVCDAGQGTLLAPPKKKHCRSLSVPADNPPTGAGVMSTSPQVEGARVWRPIPVTLLNSSGSGCIACLDNRNPGFAGSSLHDEVHGLGNILPVASCSRFHRDFKITGHIPGVCAGGSGCTIASGVPVAPSPLSIDSGRDTTSDLQTPPCSPVPRPSSAASLRSHASSCFSAPWLDRSPGRLRYDALQSRSLSFEEHMSSGLTSGSTPCVMGTGSVPLSPCRNKIPRCHSQPCVLHDRRCGKKRRRDTERPTLDFHKMTETAYPGNTTSQITPAQDIQSPRWRSDMDYMCVGGLMPIASSPQDTDLPATPQASDHAALHGTLDMEVAACLHLPATPPNSEVSSGIDIREPVKLLGEEEEEECDEEESNCSCHRDLRGDDGGGFFPLTDLDLEQIESH is encoded by the exons ATGATTCATGTTCCTGTGGCGCTCATCACCGAGAAGCTTCGCGGCCAGACGCTAGAAGATGACATCAAGGTGCCG GTACCAAGAGACGGTGCCCTTCAGATTGAAG GTAAGAACGTCTGGCTGTCTCTGGATGGCGAAGGCAAGGACCAGCAGACTAACAGGGATAGACAGGCAGTGGGTGCCTCACCAACATGTCCCCACACCCACCTGCATGGATCTGGACCTGTGGCTCCAGGTTCCAATGTGCTTCATAGACACAGTTCCAGCCCATCAGCTTCCTTGGCCACCCACCGATACACCAAGAACCGCACATTATTCAACCGTCCAGTCTGTGATGCAGGCCAGGGCACTCTGCTGGCCCCACCCAAGAAGAAACACTGCCGCTCGCTGTCTGTGCCTGCAGACAACCCACCTACAGGAGCTGGGGTCATGTCCACGTCACCCCAAGTGGAGGGTGCACGGGTGTGGCGGCCCATTCCGGTGACACTGTTGAACAGCAGTGGCAGCGGCTGCATTGCTTGCCTGGATAACAGGAACCCTGGCTTTGCTGGCTCTTCACTTCACGACGAAGTGCATGGCCTGGGAAATATTCTGCCTGTCGCATCATGCAGTCGTTTCCACCGGGACTTTAAAATCACTGGTCACATCCCCGGTGTATGTGCAGGAGGGAGTGGCTGCACCATTGCCAGTGGTGTGCCTGTGGCTCCCTCACCCTTAAGCATAGATAGTGGGAGAGACACCACCTCTGACTTGCAGACACCACCATGCTCTCCTGTGCCACGCCCCTCCTCAGCTGCCAGTCTCCGCTCCCATGCCTCTTCATGCTTCAGCGCCCCCTGGCTGGACAGGTCACCTGGACGCCTGAGGTACGATGCTCTGCAGTCACGCAGCTTGTCATTTGAGGAACACATGTCCTCAGGCTTGACATCAGGGTCTACACCCTGTGTGATGGGCACTGGCTCAGTTCCACTGTCTCCCTGCCGGAACAAAATACCCAGATGCCACTCACAGCCATGTGTGCTGCATGATCGACGGTGTGGAAAGAAACGAAGGCGTGACACAGAACGACCAACTCTTGACTTCCACAAAATGACGGAG ACTGCATACCCTGGAAATACCACATCACAGATTACCCCGGCCCAGGATATCCAG AGTCCCCGGTGGCGATCAGACATGGATTACATGTGTGTTGGAGGCCTCATGCCAATAGCCAGCTCTCCACAGGACACCGATCTTCCTGCCACCCCTCAGGCCTCTGACCATGCAGCACTTCATGGAACATTAGACATGGAAGTTGCAGCATGCCTGCACCTTCCTGCCACCCCACCAAACAGCGAAGTGTCTAGCGGCATTGACATCCGGGAGCCAGTCAAGTTGCTTggggaagaagaggaggaagagtgTGATGAGGAGGAGAGCAATTGTAGTTGCCATAGAGACCTGAGAGGGGATGACGGGGGTGGGTTTTTCCCTCTCACTGACCTTGATCTGGAGCAAATTGAAAGTCACTGA
- the LOC112563584 gene encoding protein FAM53A-like isoform X2: MIHVPVALITEKLRGQTLEDDIKVPRDGALQIEGKNVWLSLDGEGKDQQTNRDRQAVGASPTCPHTHLHGSGPVAPGSNVLHRHSSSPSASLATHRYTKNRTLFNRPVCDAGQGTLLAPPKKKHCRSLSVPADNPPTGAGVMSTSPQVEGARVWRPIPVTLLNSSGSGCIACLDNRNPGFAGSSLHDEVHGLGNILPVASCSRFHRDFKITGHIPGVCAGGSGCTIASGVPVAPSPLSIDSGRDTTSDLQTPPCSPVPRPSSAASLRSHASSCFSAPWLDRSPGRLRYDALQSRSLSFEEHMSSGLTSGSTPCVMGTGSVPLSPCRNKIPRCHSQPCVLHDRRCGKKRRRDTERPTLDFHKMTETAYPGNTTSQITPAQDIQSPRWRSDMDYMCVGGLMPIASSPQDTDLPATPQASDHAALHGTLDMEVAACLHLPATPPNSEVSSGIDIREPVKLLGEEEEEECDEEESNCSCHRDLRGDDGGGFFPLTDLDLEQIESH; this comes from the exons ATGATTCATGTTCCTGTGGCGCTCATCACCGAGAAGCTTCGCGGCCAGACGCTAGAAGATGACATCAAG GTACCAAGAGACGGTGCCCTTCAGATTGAAG GTAAGAACGTCTGGCTGTCTCTGGATGGCGAAGGCAAGGACCAGCAGACTAACAGGGATAGACAGGCAGTGGGTGCCTCACCAACATGTCCCCACACCCACCTGCATGGATCTGGACCTGTGGCTCCAGGTTCCAATGTGCTTCATAGACACAGTTCCAGCCCATCAGCTTCCTTGGCCACCCACCGATACACCAAGAACCGCACATTATTCAACCGTCCAGTCTGTGATGCAGGCCAGGGCACTCTGCTGGCCCCACCCAAGAAGAAACACTGCCGCTCGCTGTCTGTGCCTGCAGACAACCCACCTACAGGAGCTGGGGTCATGTCCACGTCACCCCAAGTGGAGGGTGCACGGGTGTGGCGGCCCATTCCGGTGACACTGTTGAACAGCAGTGGCAGCGGCTGCATTGCTTGCCTGGATAACAGGAACCCTGGCTTTGCTGGCTCTTCACTTCACGACGAAGTGCATGGCCTGGGAAATATTCTGCCTGTCGCATCATGCAGTCGTTTCCACCGGGACTTTAAAATCACTGGTCACATCCCCGGTGTATGTGCAGGAGGGAGTGGCTGCACCATTGCCAGTGGTGTGCCTGTGGCTCCCTCACCCTTAAGCATAGATAGTGGGAGAGACACCACCTCTGACTTGCAGACACCACCATGCTCTCCTGTGCCACGCCCCTCCTCAGCTGCCAGTCTCCGCTCCCATGCCTCTTCATGCTTCAGCGCCCCCTGGCTGGACAGGTCACCTGGACGCCTGAGGTACGATGCTCTGCAGTCACGCAGCTTGTCATTTGAGGAACACATGTCCTCAGGCTTGACATCAGGGTCTACACCCTGTGTGATGGGCACTGGCTCAGTTCCACTGTCTCCCTGCCGGAACAAAATACCCAGATGCCACTCACAGCCATGTGTGCTGCATGATCGACGGTGTGGAAAGAAACGAAGGCGTGACACAGAACGACCAACTCTTGACTTCCACAAAATGACGGAG ACTGCATACCCTGGAAATACCACATCACAGATTACCCCGGCCCAGGATATCCAG AGTCCCCGGTGGCGATCAGACATGGATTACATGTGTGTTGGAGGCCTCATGCCAATAGCCAGCTCTCCACAGGACACCGATCTTCCTGCCACCCCTCAGGCCTCTGACCATGCAGCACTTCATGGAACATTAGACATGGAAGTTGCAGCATGCCTGCACCTTCCTGCCACCCCACCAAACAGCGAAGTGTCTAGCGGCATTGACATCCGGGAGCCAGTCAAGTTGCTTggggaagaagaggaggaagagtgTGATGAGGAGGAGAGCAATTGTAGTTGCCATAGAGACCTGAGAGGGGATGACGGGGGTGGGTTTTTCCCTCTCACTGACCTTGATCTGGAGCAAATTGAAAGTCACTGA